In a single window of the Balaenoptera acutorostrata chromosome 3, mBalAcu1.1, whole genome shotgun sequence genome:
- the LOC103020494 gene encoding 40S ribosomal protein S15a-like: MVPMKVLADVLKSIYDAEKRGEPHVLIRPSSVVIMQFLTVMMEHGYAVKFEIVDHRGGKIVVHLTGRLSRCGVISPRLDVQLKDLEKWQNNLLPSRQFGFIVLPTSAGIVDHEAR, translated from the coding sequence ATGGTGCCCATGAAGGTCCTGGCTGATGTTCTCAAGAGCATCTACGATGCTGAAAAGAGAGGCGAACCCCACGTTCTCATTAGGCCATCCTCCGTAGTCATCATGCAGTTTCTAACTGTGATGATGGAGCATGGTTACGCTGTCAAATTTGAAATCGTTGATCACAGAGGTGGGAAAATTGTTGTGCACCTCACAGGCAGGCTAAGCAGGTGTGGAGTGATCAGCCCCAGACTTGATGTGCAGCTCAAAGATCTGGAAAAATGGCAGAATAACCTGCTCCCTTCACGTCAGTTTGGTTTCATTGTACTGCCAACCTCAGCTGGCATCGTGGACCATGAAGCAAGATGA